From the genome of Sphingobacterium kitahiroshimense, one region includes:
- a CDS encoding CinA family protein, translated as MMEYIDTTTLDKVGQFLKDNQLKVFIGESMTGGFLGSVLSMQTDSGSYFLGGVTSYATSVKKSLLQVDDHSISYFTPESSEVTFEMLEGLKKLVEADVYVAITGMAFPDSSTEHQAEVGDIFIAICFSGIHMRKTLHCVDCDAAQIYITAVNHIIHELYRFTLDLDD; from the coding sequence ATGATGGAATATATTGATACGACAACATTAGACAAAGTTGGTCAGTTTTTAAAAGATAACCAGCTCAAGGTCTTTATAGGAGAAAGTATGACGGGTGGTTTTCTCGGCAGTGTGCTGAGTATGCAGACGGACTCTGGATCTTATTTCTTAGGAGGAGTGACGAGTTATGCGACAAGTGTCAAAAAGTCTTTGTTGCAGGTGGATGATCATAGCATTTCTTACTTTACTCCAGAGTCATCGGAAGTCACGTTTGAAATGCTGGAGGGGCTTAAAAAATTAGTGGAGGCCGATGTTTATGTGGCGATAACCGGGATGGCTTTTCCGGATTCATCCACTGAACATCAAGCTGAGGTGGGCGATATCTTTATAGCCATATGCTTTAGTGGTATCCATATGCGAAAAACACTGCACTGTGTAGACTGCGATGCTGCCCAGATTTATATCACCGCAGTCAACCATATTATCCATGAACTGTACCGGTTCACCCTTGATCTGGATGATTAG
- a CDS encoding bifunctional alpha,alpha-trehalose-phosphate synthase (UDP-forming)/trehalose-phosphatase: MYKKRTIIVSNRLPIRIERKDNELQFIPSEGGLATGLGSVYKSDENIWIGWPGIIPLNTQEEEIITQGLAEHNLIPVFLTEEELKGYYEGFSNEVLWPVFHYRPSYAVYRTPDWEMYQKVNAKFSAVVDQQNVQEKDEVWIHDYQLMLLPQLVRKSYPTIAIGFFQHIPFPNDEVFRSIPWRNELLNGLLGADLIGFHTFNDTQHFLNSCAHILGLNVQNNCLHTDGRSIFTEVYPMGIDFDKFSQLANSEPIQTRAQAIKDYYKDQKIILSIDRLDYSKGIIERLLAYENLLVKYPELKGQVVLYMIVVPSRDHVAQYKQLLDEIDRTVGHINAVFGNNEWTPIAYFYNSFPLEELSALYVAADICLITSLRDGMNLVCKEYIASKENTDGVLILSELAGAAKELTQAIHINPNATDQVTEAIYKALQMPVSEQRMRLNDSIEIVKKFNVRHWVRLFFNRLREIKLFQQNEMARRINEQTKLAILDQYNRATRRLFFLDYDGTLIGFQNDAAAAIPTESLYDTLNLLQENDASQVVIISGRPHETLDTWFSDRQYFLVAEHGAWSNYPTHKWQSGAILSTRWKIPVKHIMSKFANNTAGCVIEEKSYSLAWHYRKAQPGLGQLRALELVESLRYLVQQHGLQLLMGDKVIEVKNSELNKGKAAMEIVNSYNPDFIFAIGDDATDEDMFLELPADAITIKVGNKKSAAQFYVDTQQEAVQLIEYFAYNRVKQQQINGSDSEIKKIETYDQNSEA; the protein is encoded by the coding sequence ATGTATAAGAAAAGAACAATTATCGTTTCCAATAGATTACCCATACGTATTGAACGTAAAGACAATGAACTTCAGTTTATCCCAAGTGAAGGTGGACTGGCAACAGGTTTAGGTTCCGTTTACAAGAGCGATGAAAACATATGGATTGGTTGGCCCGGAATTATTCCCTTAAATACACAAGAAGAAGAGATCATTACCCAAGGATTGGCCGAACATAATCTTATTCCAGTCTTTTTGACCGAAGAGGAATTAAAAGGATACTACGAAGGATTTTCGAATGAAGTCTTATGGCCCGTTTTTCATTATAGACCATCTTATGCTGTATACCGCACGCCGGACTGGGAAATGTACCAAAAAGTGAATGCAAAATTTTCAGCAGTAGTCGATCAGCAAAATGTGCAGGAAAAAGATGAAGTCTGGATCCATGATTATCAATTAATGCTCCTGCCGCAATTAGTCAGAAAATCGTATCCTACTATTGCAATCGGTTTTTTCCAACATATCCCCTTTCCAAATGATGAGGTATTTAGGAGCATCCCTTGGCGCAATGAGCTCCTAAACGGACTGCTTGGTGCCGATCTAATCGGATTCCATACCTTCAATGATACCCAGCACTTTTTGAATTCCTGTGCACATATTCTTGGCCTAAATGTTCAGAACAATTGCCTGCATACAGATGGAAGAAGTATTTTTACTGAGGTCTACCCGATGGGTATCGATTTTGATAAATTCTCGCAGCTCGCCAATAGCGAGCCCATTCAGACACGGGCGCAAGCAATAAAAGATTATTATAAAGATCAGAAAATAATACTCAGCATCGATCGCCTTGACTACAGCAAAGGCATCATTGAACGCTTGCTCGCCTACGAAAATTTATTGGTTAAATATCCAGAGTTAAAAGGACAGGTAGTTCTTTATATGATCGTAGTTCCTTCACGGGATCATGTTGCGCAGTACAAACAATTACTGGATGAAATAGACCGAACTGTAGGCCATATCAATGCTGTTTTTGGTAACAATGAATGGACCCCAATCGCCTATTTCTACAATTCATTTCCATTGGAGGAATTATCGGCCTTGTATGTGGCAGCAGATATCTGCCTGATCACTTCGTTACGTGACGGTATGAACTTGGTGTGTAAAGAATATATCGCCAGTAAGGAGAATACCGATGGTGTGCTGATCTTAAGCGAACTGGCAGGCGCGGCAAAAGAATTGACACAGGCCATCCATATTAATCCCAATGCAACAGATCAGGTTACCGAAGCCATTTATAAAGCTTTACAGATGCCCGTTTCTGAACAGCGTATGCGACTCAATGACAGCATTGAAATTGTCAAGAAATTTAATGTTAGACACTGGGTGCGTCTATTTTTCAACAGGCTCCGCGAAATCAAGTTATTTCAGCAGAATGAAATGGCCCGAAGAATCAATGAACAGACCAAACTCGCGATACTCGATCAATATAACCGAGCCACCAGAAGGTTATTCTTCCTCGACTACGATGGAACCCTGATCGGTTTTCAAAACGATGCCGCTGCGGCAATACCAACAGAATCGCTTTACGACACCTTAAATCTGCTGCAAGAAAATGATGCCAGTCAAGTCGTGATTATTAGTGGCAGACCACATGAGACACTCGACACCTGGTTTTCCGATAGACAGTATTTTCTGGTAGCAGAACATGGCGCATGGAGCAACTATCCGACGCACAAATGGCAAAGCGGTGCAATCTTATCTACGCGATGGAAAATCCCGGTGAAACATATCATGAGCAAGTTTGCCAACAATACAGCTGGTTGTGTGATTGAGGAAAAATCTTATTCCTTAGCTTGGCATTACCGTAAAGCACAGCCTGGGCTTGGGCAGCTTCGCGCGCTGGAATTAGTGGAGAGCTTACGCTATTTAGTACAACAGCATGGCTTACAGTTATTAATGGGCGATAAAGTGATTGAAGTCAAAAATAGTGAGCTCAATAAAGGTAAAGCAGCAATGGAAATTGTCAACAGCTATAACCCCGATTTTATCTTTGCAATCGGTGATGATGCTACGGATGAAGATATGTTTTTAGAGCTCCCTGCCGATGCGATTACCATCAAGGTGGGCAATAAAAAGTCCGCGGCGCAGTTTTATGTAGATACACAGCAAGAAGCCGTTCAGCTTATAGAATACTTTGCTTACAATAGAGTAAAACAACAACAGATCAACGGATCAGATTCAGAAATTAAAAAAATTGAAACTTATGACCAAAACAGTGAAGCATAA
- a CDS encoding ATP-binding protein, with amino-acid sequence MENNVPLPINFIQQFGSLIVLDFDFHITGVSENVLHTVNQTEHNLILGSKFDLYFADLFGKHFVKICQVLENIRDKKYPRQILPLKLPNKRIYLKLSLHDDHLFIEWEEQYKKYTSAKKINEFSFLLDTIKPNNWDLVCHAINRILHYDHVFVVQVQETGYSQVIAEDTLDGKAYYRNMEFSKSFMPKEVFPYYSMCSYRYSPNLRDNQQQFYSIDPKINLLESQLAPVPELHRLFLSEKEVTSALFFSIHVGGQFWGLLIGHHHKEKNIDLQQRKLCTFMIQNATSKYENYINQDLLERGKLLKDVEVNLKIDLLKYKTANCALVQHMGTIMDMVNADGLAIFNQGDVYFHGICPNKGQLYEIITFIQTHSEKALFKDNNFRESHGEKIKGQLPFAGLMYLKIGLLSDQVLIWFRKETVSNVMEMHVTPETDGNDGIKQIDLTESVNYDIATPWNDVEISFVLRLNQILKESIVGKLKDKQQWSEQLLALNNELEMLTFTLSHDLKNPLSILKMGIQFLQNSKQSLNPAALQKWYSNLIASTESIESIINNVVLLSQRKTGTFTKDPIPMAYTLDQIYKESIILHNPALATVDYGKLLPVWGEKSALYQIFSNIIGNAIKYSPGTAGVKLHIDSYFEDEQVCYKIKDQGIGIPKENLHSIFEIFKRGKNVDHIEGTGVGLSLVKRIMERLGGTIKIDSEEEKGTTVYLYFPIVEEFPPSMLLDDL; translated from the coding sequence ATGGAAAACAACGTGCCTTTACCCATTAACTTTATTCAACAATTTGGTAGTCTCATTGTCCTTGATTTTGATTTTCATATCACAGGAGTAAGCGAAAATGTTCTTCATACGGTCAATCAAACAGAACATAATCTCATTTTAGGATCTAAATTTGATCTCTATTTTGCTGATTTATTTGGAAAACATTTTGTAAAAATATGTCAGGTATTGGAAAATATACGGGATAAAAAATATCCGAGACAGATCTTGCCCCTCAAATTACCAAATAAAAGAATCTATCTCAAATTAAGTTTACACGATGATCATTTGTTTATCGAATGGGAGGAGCAGTATAAAAAATATACTTCGGCAAAAAAAATAAATGAGTTTAGTTTCCTTTTAGACACCATAAAACCCAACAACTGGGATCTGGTCTGCCACGCTATTAACCGGATCCTTCATTATGACCATGTATTTGTCGTTCAGGTGCAGGAAACGGGCTATAGCCAGGTCATTGCAGAAGATACGTTAGACGGGAAAGCATATTACAGGAATATGGAATTCTCGAAAAGCTTTATGCCGAAAGAGGTTTTCCCCTATTACAGCATGTGTTCATACCGCTATAGTCCCAATCTACGGGATAACCAGCAACAGTTCTATTCCATTGATCCAAAGATCAATCTACTGGAGAGTCAGTTGGCTCCAGTTCCTGAACTGCACCGGCTCTTCCTATCGGAAAAGGAAGTTACAAGTGCCCTGTTTTTTTCTATACATGTAGGTGGACAGTTTTGGGGGCTTTTAATTGGGCATCATCACAAAGAAAAGAATATCGATCTGCAGCAACGAAAGCTCTGTACTTTTATGATCCAAAATGCCACCAGTAAATATGAAAACTACATCAATCAGGATCTGTTGGAGCGAGGCAAACTTCTAAAAGACGTGGAAGTCAATCTGAAAATTGATTTGTTAAAATACAAGACGGCCAATTGTGCCCTTGTGCAACATATGGGTACCATCATGGACATGGTCAATGCAGACGGTCTGGCCATATTTAATCAGGGTGATGTTTATTTTCACGGGATCTGTCCGAATAAAGGACAGCTATATGAGATCATAACCTTTATTCAGACCCACTCCGAAAAAGCCTTATTTAAGGATAATAATTTTAGAGAAAGCCATGGGGAAAAGATTAAAGGACAATTACCTTTTGCAGGGCTTATGTATCTTAAGATAGGGCTTTTGAGTGATCAGGTCCTGATTTGGTTCCGAAAAGAAACCGTGAGCAATGTAATGGAGATGCATGTCACTCCGGAAACAGATGGCAACGATGGGATTAAACAGATAGACCTCACTGAAAGTGTTAATTACGATATCGCTACCCCTTGGAACGATGTCGAAATCAGTTTTGTACTACGCCTAAATCAAATTTTAAAGGAATCCATTGTTGGAAAATTAAAAGACAAACAACAATGGAGTGAACAGCTGTTAGCACTCAACAATGAATTGGAGATGTTAACCTTTACACTTTCCCACGATTTAAAAAATCCATTATCCATTCTCAAAATGGGGATCCAATTTTTACAGAACAGTAAACAGTCTCTCAATCCCGCAGCACTGCAAAAATGGTACAGCAATCTGATCGCCAGCACGGAAAGTATTGAAAGTATCATCAACAATGTCGTGTTACTTTCCCAACGTAAAACCGGAACCTTCACGAAAGATCCGATTCCGATGGCATACACATTGGATCAGATCTATAAAGAAAGTATTATCCTGCACAATCCCGCTTTAGCAACGGTTGATTACGGTAAATTGCTTCCGGTATGGGGTGAGAAAAGTGCTTTGTATCAGATCTTCAGTAATATCATCGGCAATGCGATCAAGTACAGTCCTGGCACCGCCGGCGTAAAGCTTCACATTGACAGCTATTTTGAAGATGAGCAGGTCTGTTATAAGATAAAAGATCAGGGTATCGGTATTCCCAAAGAAAACCTGCACAGCATATTTGAGATTTTTAAAAGGGGAAAAAATGTGGATCACATCGAAGGAACAGGTGTAGGTCTTTCCTTAGTGAAGCGTATTATGGAAAGATTAGGGGGAACCATCAAAATAGATTCTGAAGAAGAAAAAGGAACGACCGTTTACCTCTACTTCCCTATTGTTGAAGAATTCCCACCCAGTATGCTTTTAGATGATCTGTAA
- a CDS encoding nuclear transport factor 2 family protein, protein MKKAIFGLLLFVLTIQLSFAQKMNAVEEVKELSKLKWQWMADKNVDKLAALFDDKSKFVHMSGTWKKNEELDIIKTGRIWYKNAAIHDVAVEIVGDVAIVWNRITLTADVRGNDAVTEFTVTEVYKKQKKDWKMLAMTFSSVRDTHKIEH, encoded by the coding sequence ATGAAAAAAGCTATTTTTGGATTACTCTTATTTGTCTTGACAATACAGTTGTCTTTTGCACAAAAAATGAATGCAGTAGAAGAAGTGAAGGAACTGTCGAAATTGAAGTGGCAGTGGATGGCTGATAAGAATGTCGATAAACTCGCAGCATTATTCGATGATAAGTCAAAGTTTGTTCATATGAGCGGAACATGGAAGAAGAATGAAGAACTCGACATTATAAAAACCGGTAGAATCTGGTATAAGAATGCCGCTATTCATGATGTAGCGGTCGAGATCGTAGGCGATGTTGCAATTGTTTGGAATAGAATTACCTTAACAGCTGATGTGCGTGGAAATGATGCAGTAACGGAGTTTACGGTAACGGAGGTTTACAAAAAGCAAAAGAAAGATTGGAAGATGCTGGCCATGACGTTTAGCAGTGTGCGTGATACGCATAAAATCGAACATTAA
- a CDS encoding glycoside hydrolase family 15 protein — protein MTKTVKHKYNSGIIGNCSYIAHVNITGNITWLCWPTFEDSFVFGSLLDKENGGEFSILPTSEITNTDQQYIENTNILCTTLTTEEGSYRITDFAPRFEQYERYYKPLMLVRKVEPLTGRPKIRVRCTPKYQYGKQGFTKNRGSNHIQFEQEDIKMRLATNMPVSHFFDDIPHVLSSTVYLVMTFGSPFEAPIERTAEDFLSRTKGYWQRWVKNASIPSFCQKEVIRSALVLKLHQYEDTGALIAASTTSLPEHPGSGRNWDYRYCWLRDSYYVLTALSHIGQFEEMEKYASYIANITQTDRGRLQPLYGIMGQHQLTETTLDHLEGYLGNKPVRLGNQAFEHIQNDVYGQALLALLPMFTDHRFSHQNTGLAKSWTNYILKKIESTIDEFDAGIWEFRNFENRHCYSNLFQWAGATAALKIAEQYGFEEIKIKAQELRERASVHIESCYDEERGVYTTATKNPNLDASTLQLIMMNYLDPASDKAKRHLEALEEELKGENGLFYRYLHKDDFGKPKSTFLVCAFWYVEALACVGRLEEAQQVFKQLIGYGNHLKLFSEDVDEQDGSQWGNFPQAYSHVGLVNAANRIAVKLDHPAFL, from the coding sequence ATGACCAAAACAGTGAAGCATAAATATAATAGTGGTATCATCGGCAATTGTTCCTACATTGCCCATGTCAATATCACCGGCAATATTACCTGGCTATGTTGGCCGACCTTTGAAGATTCATTTGTATTTGGAAGTTTATTGGACAAGGAGAATGGCGGTGAATTTTCGATCCTCCCCACTTCAGAAATCACGAATACCGATCAGCAATATATTGAAAACACCAATATTTTATGTACGACGTTGACAACCGAAGAAGGCAGTTATCGGATCACCGATTTTGCCCCACGTTTTGAGCAGTACGAACGCTATTACAAACCGTTGATGCTGGTGCGTAAAGTAGAACCGCTCACCGGTAGGCCAAAGATCCGTGTGCGCTGTACACCCAAATATCAATACGGAAAACAGGGATTCACGAAAAACCGAGGCAGCAACCATATCCAATTTGAACAGGAGGATATCAAAATGCGCTTGGCCACCAATATGCCGGTCAGCCATTTTTTCGATGATATTCCACATGTGCTGAGCAGTACGGTTTATCTGGTCATGACATTCGGGAGCCCATTTGAGGCTCCGATTGAACGTACCGCAGAAGATTTTTTAAGCAGAACCAAAGGTTATTGGCAACGTTGGGTAAAAAATGCCTCTATACCGTCCTTCTGCCAGAAAGAAGTGATCCGTTCTGCACTCGTGCTCAAGCTGCATCAATATGAAGATACAGGTGCTTTGATCGCGGCCAGTACGACAAGTCTTCCTGAACATCCGGGAAGTGGCCGTAACTGGGATTATCGGTACTGCTGGTTGCGGGACAGCTACTATGTACTGACTGCCCTGAGCCACATCGGGCAATTTGAAGAGATGGAGAAATACGCCTCTTACATTGCCAACATTACACAGACCGATCGCGGACGGCTGCAACCGCTCTACGGCATCATGGGTCAGCATCAGCTGACAGAAACCACACTGGATCATCTGGAAGGATACTTAGGAAATAAGCCCGTACGCTTGGGTAATCAGGCTTTTGAGCACATTCAGAATGATGTCTACGGACAGGCACTGCTTGCCCTGTTGCCGATGTTTACCGACCACCGCTTCAGTCATCAGAATACCGGTTTGGCCAAATCCTGGACCAACTATATTCTGAAGAAAATTGAAAGCACCATCGATGAGTTCGATGCGGGGATCTGGGAATTCCGGAATTTTGAAAACAGACACTGCTATTCCAATCTGTTTCAGTGGGCCGGTGCGACAGCAGCTTTAAAAATTGCCGAACAGTACGGTTTTGAGGAAATCAAAATTAAGGCACAAGAATTACGGGAACGCGCCAGTGTGCATATTGAAAGCTGCTACGATGAAGAGCGCGGTGTGTACACAACGGCTACGAAAAACCCCAATTTAGATGCTTCTACCCTACAGCTGATCATGATGAACTATCTAGATCCCGCTAGTGATAAAGCAAAACGTCACCTCGAAGCTTTGGAAGAAGAGCTGAAAGGAGAAAATGGGCTGTTTTACCGTTATCTGCATAAAGACGATTTTGGAAAACCGAAATCAACATTTTTAGTATGTGCCTTCTGGTATGTGGAAGCACTGGCCTGTGTAGGGCGTTTGGAAGAAGCGCAACAGGTATTCAAGCAGCTGATCGGTTACGGCAATCACCTTAAATTATTCAGTGAGGATGTCGATGAGCAAGACGGTAGTCAATGGGGCAATTTCCCACAGGCTTACAGTCATGTGGGACTGGTCAATGCAGCAAACCGCATAGCGGTTAAACTGGATCACCCTGCATTCTTGTAA